The following proteins are encoded in a genomic region of Magnetofaba australis IT-1:
- a CDS encoding bacteriohemerythrin, producing MSYDDYDNMIEWTSALSVGNDTIDSEHKILMDMINRLYAATFLDSSDQLAETIVNELIDYTHTHFNHEESFLKESGYKDLDQHRVVHNELLRQVIDFKFAIVEGKARNSGSNLEHFLRNWMVQHIQGRDFEYAKTLGLKE from the coding sequence ATGTCTTACGATGATTATGACAACATGATCGAATGGACCTCTGCTCTAAGTGTCGGGAATGACACGATTGACTCTGAACATAAAATCCTAATGGATATGATCAATCGGCTGTATGCAGCGACCTTTCTCGATTCTTCTGATCAACTGGCTGAAACAATCGTCAATGAACTGATTGATTACACGCACACTCACTTCAACCATGAAGAGAGTTTTTTGAAAGAGAGCGGCTATAAAGACCTCGATCAGCATCGCGTTGTGCACAACGAGCTTTTGCGCCAGGTCATTGATTTTAAATTTGCCATAGTCGAAGGAAAGGCCAGAAACAGCGGTTCCAATCTTGAGCATTTCCTGCGGAACTGGATGGTTCAGCACATCCAGGGTAGAGATTTTGAATATGCCAAGACCCTTGGACTGAAAGAGTAA
- a CDS encoding DUF7697 family protein → MFDVILACQSQLRVAPSGQVLGLDMSVALQMADAMELEHGTAAELLPWAEMGMREGSCAAK, encoded by the coding sequence GTGTTTGATGTCATCCTCGCCTGTCAGAGCCAGTTGCGAGTCGCGCCATCGGGGCAGGTTCTTGGGCTCGACATGAGCGTGGCGTTGCAGATGGCGGATGCCATGGAGTTGGAGCACGGTACGGCAGCGGAGTTACTGCCCTGGGCGGAGATGGGCATGCGTGAAGGATCCTGTGCTGCTAAATGA
- a CDS encoding phage tail tube protein, with protein sequence MARSYGSNATLLLKREGSYGSIPTGDYIQMPFNRCTLSSEQGLIVDPVLGQGRDPLSPLQDVINDEGDIVVPMDVRYLGLWLTALLGDPVTTGVGPYTHEFHSGGASIPSYSVEVGLSQASSFFMHQGVKVNTLALEFQRSGAAAATLGVIAQGETRNGTSQGGTPTTLTFNRISQFQGSIKRSGTLIANLTAGSLTYSNNLEKIETIRNDGLIDGADPTIAALTGKIDVRFADTTLVDLASNGTPVDLQFAYTIDADNSVVFDCHEVYLPKPKLTVDGPGGVQASFDFQGAKNATAGRMLTVTLTNDEDGSVYL encoded by the coding sequence ATGGCCCGCAGCTATGGCTCGAACGCTACCCTATTGCTTAAACGGGAGGGCAGCTACGGCTCCATCCCCACGGGCGACTACATCCAGATGCCCTTCAACCGCTGCACCCTGAGTAGCGAGCAGGGGCTGATTGTCGATCCAGTGCTGGGTCAGGGACGTGACCCTCTGTCGCCGCTCCAGGATGTCATCAACGACGAAGGCGACATCGTCGTGCCCATGGACGTGCGCTATCTGGGCCTCTGGCTGACGGCGCTTTTGGGCGATCCGGTCACTACCGGCGTGGGACCTTATACGCATGAGTTTCACTCTGGCGGCGCATCCATCCCCAGCTACAGCGTGGAGGTGGGACTCTCCCAGGCGTCCTCTTTCTTCATGCACCAGGGCGTAAAGGTCAACACCCTGGCCTTGGAGTTTCAGCGCTCCGGCGCGGCGGCGGCAACGCTGGGCGTCATTGCCCAGGGCGAAACCCGCAACGGAACCTCCCAAGGCGGCACGCCTACTACGCTCACCTTCAACCGTATCAGCCAGTTCCAGGGCAGCATCAAGCGCAGCGGGACGCTCATCGCCAATCTCACGGCGGGTTCGCTGACCTACTCCAACAATCTGGAGAAGATCGAGACCATCCGCAATGACGGACTCATCGATGGCGCCGATCCCACCATCGCTGCGCTCACCGGCAAGATCGATGTGCGCTTTGCTGACACCACGCTTGTTGATCTGGCATCAAACGGCACGCCGGTGGATCTACAGTTCGCCTATACCATCGACGCCGACAACAGCGTGGTATTCGACTGCCACGAGGTCTATTTGCCCAAACCCAAGCTCACTGTGGATGGCCCCGGCGGGGTGCAGGCCAGTTTCGATTTCCAAGGGGCAAAGAACGCCACGGCGGGGCGCATGCTCACCGTGACCCTCACCAACGACGAAGATGGGAGCGTGTACCTGTGA
- a CDS encoding DUF6441 family protein — protein sequence MRLATTVLGSIRQDMERDLREINRAVVDGVRDSGKGLKQDLAKQIVSAGLGARLSRSWRSRIFRNQGLNAASMVWSKAPHIVSAFDRGVVIRGRNSRWLAIPTPQAPKRGVDRKRIHPGNFPESRFGKLRFVYRPGRSSLLVVDGVRISAKTGRVGRQLKGGMYTKSGRLKSGVSTVVMFVMVPQVRLRKRLDVKLVAQQWAGRLPSVIDSALSR from the coding sequence ATGAGGCTCGCCACCACCGTTCTCGGCTCCATCCGTCAGGACATGGAGCGAGATCTAAGAGAGATCAATCGCGCCGTAGTCGATGGCGTACGTGACTCCGGCAAAGGGTTGAAGCAGGATCTGGCTAAGCAAATAGTCTCTGCCGGGCTGGGGGCGAGACTCTCACGCTCTTGGCGGAGTCGCATTTTTCGCAACCAAGGCCTCAACGCCGCCTCCATGGTTTGGTCCAAGGCCCCACACATCGTGAGCGCATTCGATCGTGGCGTGGTGATTCGGGGGCGCAATAGCCGCTGGTTGGCGATTCCCACGCCGCAGGCGCCCAAGCGTGGCGTTGATCGTAAACGCATCCATCCGGGCAACTTCCCAGAATCCAGATTTGGAAAGCTCCGGTTCGTCTATCGCCCAGGCCGCTCATCGCTATTGGTCGTGGATGGGGTGCGCATCAGCGCCAAGACGGGGAGGGTGGGGCGACAGCTGAAAGGCGGGATGTACACAAAGTCTGGGCGCTTGAAGTCCGGTGTGTCGACGGTGGTGATGTTCGTGATGGTCCCGCAGGTGCGGCTGCGCAAGCGGCTGGATGTAAAGCTGGTGGCGCAGCAGTGGGCGGGGCGTTTGCCCAGCGTGATAGATAGCGCGTTATCGAGATAG
- a CDS encoding head-tail joining protein, which yields MSIFNLSVDAVFDAFGVAATYTPANGDPATTITVLAKRPDEVVGFGETRIAAEISLFEIRASDVASPEAGDVITLNGINYTVQGTPMRDVERLTWTLEAFIS from the coding sequence ATGTCCATTTTCAATCTGTCGGTGGACGCCGTATTCGATGCCTTCGGCGTCGCCGCCACTTACACCCCAGCCAATGGTGATCCCGCCACTACCATCACCGTGCTGGCCAAGCGTCCGGACGAGGTGGTGGGCTTTGGGGAGACGCGCATTGCGGCGGAGATCTCTCTGTTTGAGATTCGCGCCAGCGATGTCGCCAGCCCGGAGGCGGGAGACGTCATCACCCTGAATGGTATCAACTACACAGTTCAGGGAACGCCGATGCGCGACGTTGAGCGGCTCACCTGGACCTTGGAGGCGTTCATCTCATGA
- a CDS encoding major capsid protein: MALSANPFSNDAFNAIALTAGINILPNRYGKLESINLMPTKPVRLRNIAIEERNGVLSLLPTATVGTQGTVGKRGKRAVRSFVIPHIPHDDVVLPEEVQGIRAFGSEGELTALSEVLAMHLQSMRDKHAITLEHLRMGALKGEILDADGSVIYNLYTEFGITAKSINFALDVDATDVKAKCLELKRHLEDNLRGEFMTGVHVLVSAEFFDALTSHPKVEAAYERWQQGEALRSDMRSGFTFAGVTFEEYRGQATDPDGNVRRFIADGEGHAFPVGTSQTFCTYFAPADFNESVNTLGQPLYAKQEPRKFERGTDLHTQSNPLPMCHRPAVLVKVTAA; encoded by the coding sequence ATGGCTTTGTCCGCCAACCCCTTCTCCAATGACGCCTTCAACGCCATTGCGCTCACGGCGGGAATCAACATACTGCCCAACCGCTACGGCAAGTTGGAATCCATCAACCTCATGCCCACCAAGCCGGTGCGTCTGCGCAATATCGCCATTGAAGAGCGCAACGGCGTGCTCTCCCTGCTGCCCACCGCTACGGTGGGGACTCAGGGCACGGTGGGTAAGCGCGGCAAGCGCGCCGTGCGCTCCTTTGTGATCCCGCACATTCCCCATGATGACGTGGTGCTCCCCGAAGAGGTGCAGGGCATCCGCGCCTTCGGCTCCGAGGGAGAACTGACCGCGCTCTCCGAAGTGCTGGCGATGCATCTGCAATCCATGCGCGATAAGCACGCCATCACCCTGGAGCATCTGCGCATGGGCGCCCTCAAGGGCGAGATCCTTGATGCCGACGGCTCGGTCATCTACAACCTCTACACCGAATTCGGCATCACCGCTAAGAGCATCAACTTCGCTCTGGATGTGGATGCCACCGACGTCAAAGCCAAGTGTCTGGAGCTCAAGCGTCACTTGGAGGATAATCTCCGGGGCGAGTTCATGACCGGCGTGCATGTGCTGGTATCCGCCGAGTTCTTCGACGCTTTGACCAGCCACCCCAAGGTGGAGGCGGCCTATGAGCGCTGGCAGCAGGGCGAGGCGCTGCGCAGCGACATGCGTTCCGGCTTCACCTTCGCGGGCGTGACCTTTGAGGAGTATCGAGGTCAGGCCACCGACCCCGACGGCAATGTGCGCCGATTCATCGCTGATGGGGAGGGGCACGCCTTTCCGGTGGGGACCAGCCAGACCTTTTGCACATACTTCGCCCCGGCGGACTTCAATGAGTCGGTCAATACTCTGGGCCAGCCGCTCTACGCCAAGCAGGAGCCGCGCAAGTTTGAGCGTGGGACCGATCTGCACACCCAGTCCAACCCGCTGCCCATGTGCCATCGACCTGCGGTGTTGGTGAAGGTGACGGCGGCCTGA
- a CDS encoding head decoration protein has translation MPALSESNNLGDLLKYEAPQFYSRQTVTVTDGQTLSLGSVVGVVSATGNIQALDPAAVDGTEVAAGVMIQDAAPSGADGEGLLIARHAIVADHALVWPVGITENEKASATGQLIKAGILVRQGV, from the coding sequence ATGCCTGCTCTTTCCGAAAGCAACAATCTGGGCGACCTGCTCAAGTATGAAGCGCCCCAGTTCTACAGCCGACAGACCGTTACTGTCACCGATGGCCAGACCCTCTCCTTGGGGAGTGTGGTGGGGGTGGTGTCCGCGACGGGAAACATCCAAGCCCTGGATCCCGCAGCCGTTGACGGCACAGAAGTCGCCGCCGGGGTAATGATTCAGGACGCTGCGCCCTCCGGCGCCGATGGCGAGGGACTATTGATTGCGCGCCACGCCATTGTGGCGGACCACGCACTGGTCTGGCCTGTCGGGATTACGGAAAACGAAAAAGCCAGCGCCACCGGCCAACTTATCAAAGCGGGCATTCTGGTCCGCCAAGGAGTCTAA
- a CDS encoding S49 family peptidase, whose translation MNRQLPHMAARVLGAPLMVDRARLETILSVLGPRIDIEPTTMATGFGESDGATNTVITPNGIAVVPIDGTLVKRAGAIDAASGLVSYAAIEERILDAATDPAVKAILLDIDSPGGEVGGVFDLAALIREAGQEKPIWALADDAFSAAYLIASCAHRIIVPQTAGVGSIGVIAVHVDESQKDAKEGRAYTTVFAGAHKNDFSSHAPLSDLAKSHLQQEVDRLYGKFVGAVAEGRGVQESAIRATEAGLFFGENAVSAGLADQVGTIRDALAGLTALLHSPKRTFVQKLEANMPIDETHKAEDSPPQAQTDPNNIIDLEQAREEKASQMRGEAKVIVDLCALADLPDLAGGYIAEGFSADQVRQELLAKRAASSGAEIHSEVMPGDGTHANPAQSLTHNPLVASCQSLAKRHAMGGE comes from the coding sequence ATGAACAGACAATTGCCCCACATGGCTGCTCGGGTGCTGGGCGCGCCGTTGATGGTGGACCGCGCGCGGTTGGAGACCATCCTCTCGGTGCTGGGGCCGCGCATCGACATCGAGCCAACCACCATGGCCACTGGATTTGGTGAGTCGGATGGAGCGACCAATACGGTGATCACGCCCAATGGCATCGCCGTCGTTCCGATCGACGGCACGCTGGTCAAACGCGCGGGCGCCATTGACGCCGCCTCGGGCCTGGTCTCCTACGCCGCCATCGAGGAGCGCATCCTCGACGCCGCCACGGATCCGGCGGTGAAAGCGATTCTGCTGGATATCGACTCTCCCGGCGGCGAGGTGGGTGGCGTGTTTGACCTGGCTGCGCTGATCCGTGAGGCTGGTCAGGAGAAACCCATCTGGGCGCTGGCCGACGACGCCTTTTCGGCTGCGTACCTCATCGCCTCCTGCGCGCATCGCATCATTGTCCCGCAGACAGCAGGCGTCGGCTCCATCGGCGTCATAGCTGTGCATGTGGACGAATCACAGAAAGACGCCAAAGAGGGGCGCGCCTACACCACGGTGTTTGCCGGGGCCCACAAGAATGACTTCTCCAGCCACGCGCCGCTGTCTGATTTGGCAAAGAGCCATCTGCAACAGGAGGTGGACCGGCTCTACGGCAAGTTTGTCGGCGCTGTGGCTGAAGGACGCGGTGTTCAGGAATCCGCCATACGCGCCACCGAGGCCGGACTCTTCTTCGGCGAGAACGCCGTATCCGCCGGACTGGCCGACCAGGTCGGAACCATACGCGACGCCCTGGCCGGGCTCACCGCGCTACTCCATTCCCCAAAACGCACCTTTGTTCAGAAATTGGAGGCCAACATGCCCATTGATGAAACGCACAAGGCGGAAGACTCGCCGCCGCAGGCGCAAACCGACCCCAACAACATCATCGACCTGGAGCAGGCGCGAGAGGAGAAAGCCTCCCAGATGCGCGGCGAAGCCAAGGTCATTGTCGACCTCTGCGCCCTGGCGGACCTGCCCGATCTGGCGGGCGGCTACATCGCCGAAGGTTTCTCCGCTGATCAGGTGCGCCAAGAGTTGCTGGCCAAGCGAGCAGCGTCGAGCGGCGCTGAAATCCACTCTGAGGTGATGCCAGGCGACGGGACTCACGCCAATCCAGCCCAGAGCCTCACTCACAACCCTCTAGTGGCCTCCTGCCAGAGCCTCGCCAAACGTCACGCCATGGGAGGTGAATGA
- a CDS encoding DUF2798 domain-containing protein, whose product MFGADILKIRKRFAPLLFAFFMALTMSFFMSMVLTAINIGFVENFVALWLRAFSVAFVVAFPLAMIVAPIIRRLVQRLTEDRLY is encoded by the coding sequence GTGTTCGGGGCGGATATTTTGAAAATCAGAAAGAGATTTGCGCCACTTCTGTTTGCCTTCTTCATGGCGCTGACCATGAGCTTCTTCATGTCGATGGTCTTGACGGCCATCAATATCGGTTTTGTGGAGAACTTCGTTGCGCTGTGGCTGCGCGCTTTTAGCGTTGCGTTTGTTGTGGCCTTTCCCCTGGCGATGATCGTAGCGCCAATCATCAGGCGTTTGGTGCAGCGTCTCACCGAGGACAGACTCTATTAA
- a CDS encoding phage portal protein, with protein MGLLKRLFGGFPKSRAGYEGAASGRRLGNWQPGDAGANALLFRDASLMRARSRDLVRRNAWASNAVDSLVGNLVGTGIKPQSTVSDPQIKAQIQSLWLAWTREADAHGMLGFYGLQALAARAMIEGGEVLVRLRNRDARDGLIVPLQLQVLEPEHLPSADMRDFPNGHRVRAGIEFDKIGRRVAYHLLREHPGEMPLYARAGDASRVPASEVCHIFKPLRPGQLRGEPWMAQALVRLHELDQYDDAELVRKKTAALIAGFITKPDPELGVGGEEGLEADDEGAAPVTWAPGTMQVLLPGEDVKFSDPADVGGQYGEFMRTQLRAVAVGLGLTYEQLTGDLTGVNYSSIRAGMVEFRRRMEQIQRMVLIHQMCRPIWERWMDQAVLSGALQLPDYPKRRREYQAVKWIPQGWQWVDPQKEFNAIIWAIRAGLLSRAEAVSTYGYDIEEIDREIAADNQRADELGLVFDSDARRTSRSGVSRDSGQSDPELVDLEE; from the coding sequence ATGGGGCTGCTCAAACGCTTGTTTGGCGGGTTCCCCAAGAGCAGGGCCGGATACGAGGGCGCCGCCTCTGGCCGGAGGCTGGGCAACTGGCAGCCGGGAGACGCCGGGGCCAATGCGCTGCTGTTCCGCGACGCTTCGCTCATGCGCGCACGCTCCCGTGACCTGGTGCGGCGCAACGCCTGGGCGAGCAACGCCGTGGACTCCCTGGTCGGCAATTTGGTGGGCACAGGCATCAAGCCGCAGTCCACGGTGAGCGACCCGCAGATCAAGGCGCAGATTCAATCCCTGTGGCTGGCCTGGACCCGTGAGGCGGACGCCCACGGCATGCTGGGGTTCTACGGACTCCAGGCGCTGGCGGCGCGCGCTATGATTGAAGGCGGTGAGGTGCTGGTGCGCCTGCGCAATCGCGATGCGCGCGATGGCCTCATTGTGCCGTTGCAACTCCAAGTCTTGGAGCCCGAGCACCTTCCCAGCGCCGATATGCGGGATTTCCCCAACGGCCACCGCGTTCGCGCGGGCATTGAGTTCGACAAGATCGGTCGCCGCGTCGCCTACCACCTGTTGCGCGAGCACCCAGGCGAGATGCCGCTGTATGCCAGAGCAGGGGACGCCTCTCGTGTCCCAGCCAGTGAGGTGTGTCACATCTTCAAACCACTGCGTCCCGGCCAACTTCGAGGCGAGCCGTGGATGGCGCAGGCTCTGGTGCGTCTGCATGAGTTGGATCAATACGACGACGCCGAGTTGGTGAGAAAGAAGACCGCCGCGCTCATCGCCGGATTCATCACCAAGCCCGATCCCGAACTGGGGGTCGGGGGCGAGGAGGGGCTGGAAGCTGATGATGAGGGCGCGGCGCCGGTCACCTGGGCGCCGGGAACCATGCAGGTTCTGTTGCCCGGCGAGGATGTGAAGTTCTCCGACCCTGCTGACGTGGGAGGTCAATACGGCGAGTTCATGCGCACCCAGTTGCGCGCCGTTGCGGTGGGGCTGGGTCTGACCTATGAGCAACTCACCGGCGACCTGACCGGCGTAAACTACTCCTCCATTCGCGCGGGGATGGTGGAGTTTCGTCGCCGCATGGAGCAGATCCAGCGCATGGTGCTGATTCACCAGATGTGCCGCCCCATCTGGGAGCGATGGATGGATCAGGCGGTGTTGTCCGGCGCTTTGCAGCTTCCTGACTATCCCAAGCGCCGCCGGGAGTACCAGGCGGTGAAGTGGATTCCCCAGGGCTGGCAGTGGGTGGACCCGCAAAAAGAGTTCAACGCCATCATCTGGGCGATCCGCGCTGGTCTGCTGAGCCGCGCCGAAGCGGTCTCCACCTACGGCTACGACATTGAGGAGATCGACCGGGAGATCGCTGCGGACAACCAACGCGCCGATGAGCTGGGACTGGTGTTTGACTCCGATGCGCGGCGCACATCCCGTTCTGGGGTGTCACGGGATTCAGGGCAATCTGACCCAGAACTTGTTGACCTGGAAGAGTAA
- a CDS encoding phage head-tail joining protein, with product MADITELQLRRDKLLEKLESLQSRVSYGDKSVQYDLTQVQSALDILDREIARSSDKRIIRHLRVRSRKDL from the coding sequence ATGGCCGACATCACCGAGTTGCAACTGCGACGGGACAAGCTGTTGGAAAAGCTTGAATCGCTGCAGAGCAGGGTCAGCTATGGCGACAAGTCCGTGCAGTACGATCTGACTCAAGTGCAGAGCGCCCTGGATATCCTCGATCGTGAGATCGCGCGCAGCAGCGACAAACGCATAATCCGTCACCTGCGCGTGCGCAGCCGGAAGGATCTGTAG
- the istB gene encoding IS21-like element helper ATPase IstB, giving the protein MNDSPQILLAHHLKALKLPTFYREYEKIAKQCAAEGVDHSRYLLRLSELELIERERRMVERRIKQARFPTIKSLDSFDFLAMPSLNKVLVMELARCEYIQRRANIIALGNSGTGKTHIALGLGLAACQQGLAVGFTTAASLVHQLMEARDEKQLQRFQSQLSKHKLLIIDELGFVPLSKTGAELLFEVISQRYEQGSVMVTSNLPFEEWTEVFGSERLTGALLDRLTHHVHILEMNGESYRLNQSKRQKRAAETKASCSNSKTDPS; this is encoded by the coding sequence ATGAACGACTCTCCGCAGATCCTCCTGGCGCACCACCTCAAAGCGCTCAAACTGCCCACATTTTATCGAGAATATGAAAAGATCGCCAAACAGTGCGCGGCGGAAGGCGTTGATCATAGCCGATACCTGCTGCGACTGAGCGAACTGGAGTTGATTGAGCGGGAGCGGCGCATGGTGGAGCGACGTATCAAACAAGCCCGGTTTCCCACCATCAAGAGCCTGGACTCCTTTGATTTCCTGGCCATGCCCTCATTGAACAAGGTTCTGGTGATGGAGCTGGCGCGTTGCGAATACATTCAGCGCCGAGCCAATATCATCGCCTTGGGCAACAGCGGAACCGGGAAAACCCATATTGCGTTGGGATTGGGCCTGGCCGCCTGTCAGCAGGGGTTGGCGGTTGGCTTCACCACTGCTGCGTCGCTGGTACACCAGTTGATGGAGGCGCGCGACGAAAAGCAGCTGCAGCGTTTCCAGAGTCAGTTGAGTAAACACAAGCTGTTGATCATCGACGAATTGGGCTTCGTCCCACTCTCCAAAACGGGGGCTGAGCTGCTCTTTGAGGTGATCAGCCAGCGCTATGAGCAGGGTTCAGTGATGGTGACCAGCAACCTGCCGTTCGAGGAGTGGACGGAGGTCTTCGGCTCCGAGCGCCTCACCGGCGCCCTGCTGGATCGGTTGACCCATCATGTCCACATCCTGGAGATGAACGGCGAAAGCTATCGACTGAATCAAAGCAAACGGCAAAAGCGCGCTGCAGAAACAAAAGCTTCCTGCTCAAATAGCAAAACCGACCCTTCCTGA
- the istA gene encoding IS21 family transposase: MYSVSMYREVRLAVTRGGMSKRKAAETFELDPRTVRKMMENPEPPGYQRSKPVRLPKLGPFTGFIDQILKNDLEKIKKERHTAQRIYERLRDEYGYDGKYGAVKEYVRGKRLHLKEKFVPLSHAPGHAQVDFGQTHGVIGGVERKIHFFCMSLPYSDDSFVMGFPAETTEAFCAGHNAACDHFGGVPQSILYDNTSIAVVKVYRDGRRDLTEEMIRLQSHYLFDSRFGRPARGNDKGKVEGLVGYARRNFMVPAPRFESFDALNAHLRQKCLERRQQTLRGCQRSIGERFSTDQAAFLPLPPIPYDACEKVSAKVTSQALVRYRTNDYSVPVRYGFHDVQVRGYIHEVVIACGAEVIARHPRSYAREDAIYDPLHYLALLEEKPRALDQAAPLQGWELPDEFATLRRLMESRLGKKGKREYIQVLRLLETFSFEQVHFAVQQALKLGAIGFEAVKHLLIRHIEQRPLRLDLSRYPFLPEVHVARTSARDYAALTSGEQR, from the coding sequence ATGTATTCAGTGAGCATGTACAGAGAAGTGCGTTTGGCGGTAACCAGAGGCGGGATGAGCAAGCGCAAGGCGGCGGAGACTTTTGAGCTGGATCCGCGCACGGTGCGCAAAATGATGGAGAACCCTGAGCCGCCAGGCTACCAGCGGAGCAAGCCGGTCAGATTGCCCAAACTGGGGCCGTTCACCGGGTTCATAGATCAGATTCTCAAGAACGATCTGGAGAAGATCAAGAAGGAGCGCCACACCGCGCAGCGGATATATGAACGGCTGCGCGATGAATACGGCTACGACGGGAAATATGGCGCGGTCAAGGAGTATGTGCGCGGCAAGCGTCTGCATCTGAAAGAGAAGTTTGTTCCCCTCAGCCATGCGCCCGGACACGCCCAGGTGGACTTTGGGCAAACGCACGGCGTGATCGGCGGCGTGGAGCGCAAGATCCACTTTTTCTGTATGAGTCTGCCCTACAGCGACGACAGCTTCGTTATGGGCTTCCCCGCGGAAACCACGGAAGCGTTTTGTGCGGGGCATAACGCCGCCTGTGATCACTTCGGCGGCGTTCCCCAAAGCATTCTGTACGACAACACCAGCATCGCCGTGGTCAAAGTTTACCGGGATGGTCGCCGAGATCTGACCGAAGAGATGATCCGGCTGCAATCCCATTACCTGTTCGATAGCCGCTTTGGCCGCCCGGCGCGAGGTAACGACAAAGGCAAGGTCGAGGGGCTGGTCGGCTACGCCCGACGCAACTTCATGGTCCCGGCTCCCCGCTTTGAATCGTTTGATGCGCTCAACGCTCACCTGCGCCAGAAATGCCTGGAGCGTCGTCAACAGACATTGCGAGGCTGTCAGCGGAGTATCGGAGAACGATTTTCCACAGACCAGGCGGCGTTCCTGCCGCTGCCGCCAATTCCCTACGACGCTTGCGAGAAGGTGAGCGCCAAGGTCACATCCCAGGCGCTGGTGCGCTATCGAACCAATGACTATTCGGTTCCGGTGCGTTATGGCTTTCACGATGTGCAGGTGCGGGGCTACATCCACGAAGTGGTGATCGCCTGTGGCGCTGAGGTGATTGCCCGGCATCCACGCTCCTATGCGCGTGAGGACGCCATCTATGACCCCTTGCACTATCTGGCGCTGCTGGAGGAGAAACCCAGGGCGCTGGATCAAGCCGCCCCGTTGCAAGGATGGGAACTGCCAGATGAGTTCGCCACCTTGCGCCGTCTGATGGAGTCCCGCCTGGGTAAAAAGGGCAAGCGGGAATATATTCAGGTTCTGCGCCTATTGGAGACGTTCTCCTTTGAACAGGTCCATTTTGCCGTGCAACAGGCGTTGAAGTTGGGCGCCATTGGCTTTGAGGCGGTCAAACATCTGCTGATCCGGCACATTGAACAACGTCCGCTCCGTTTGGATCTGTCCCGATATCCCTTTTTGCCCGAAGTGCATGTGGCGCGTACATCCGCCAGGGATTACGCCGCGTTGACGTCAGGAGAGCAGCGATGA
- a CDS encoding DUF3489 domain-containing protein produces MNKMTSPQLTVLVNAALREDGAVHPLPSRMKGGAAIKIVNALAKHGVITQEDGGQWRLNAVGYAAIGETPPERLLAKAESKEPAETKPESQDALFEEIASKHLDIDTLETRHSDGLDFHETSVWAIKSALDAAYQAGMSAAKQRSGKRGPRSDSKQAKSIELMKRPEGATIEQIAEVTGWSASTIRGFISGSLRKRLGLNVTSERVTDEQGKRTIYRIVED; encoded by the coding sequence ATGAACAAAATGACCAGCCCCCAACTCACCGTCCTCGTCAACGCCGCACTGCGCGAAGATGGCGCGGTCCACCCCCTGCCCAGCCGTATGAAGGGCGGCGCAGCGATCAAGATCGTGAACGCCTTGGCCAAGCACGGCGTCATCACACAGGAGGATGGCGGGCAATGGCGACTCAACGCTGTGGGCTACGCAGCCATCGGCGAAACACCTCCGGAGCGACTCCTGGCCAAAGCTGAAAGCAAGGAGCCTGCGGAGACGAAGCCAGAGTCACAGGATGCGCTCTTTGAGGAGATCGCCTCTAAACACCTGGACATCGACACGCTGGAGACACGCCACTCCGATGGACTCGACTTTCATGAAACCAGCGTCTGGGCCATCAAGAGCGCCCTGGATGCCGCCTACCAAGCGGGAATGTCCGCCGCCAAACAGCGCAGCGGTAAGCGCGGACCGCGCTCCGACTCCAAGCAAGCCAAGTCGATCGAACTGATGAAACGCCCTGAGGGCGCCACCATTGAGCAGATTGCCGAGGTGACTGGATGGTCGGCCAGCACGATCAGAGGCTTCATCTCCGGCTCCCTGCGCAAACGCCTTGGACTCAACGTCACCAGCGAGCGCGTCACCGATGAGCAAGGGAAACGGACGATCTACCGCATCGTTGAAGACTGA